A genomic stretch from Pontivivens ytuae includes:
- a CDS encoding LysR family transcriptional regulator yields the protein MHLKSLTAFCFVLRRGSLSAAADAMNLSQPAVSRLISNLEHEVGFALFHRDKRTLRPTGEGRRFHREAERILTGIEQLGNIAKDIKQGGDARLRVVVMSRLAGGALPDAAAAFRAQMPDVDLTVETHHRRDMERWLGGRQFDVGFGPLPVAGDQLDIQPLGTLNAVSVFAPGGPFAGQKVVEPRALAEHPLIALTPDTLLQSQTEAIFAAAGIVPRTGMSTSSSQVACMLAARGLGYAITDPVTARAVPEALEVIPIAPAFPLEYGVLTPRGVTLTPAATVFRDCMAAVFDTLRVA from the coding sequence ATGCACCTGAAATCCCTCACCGCCTTCTGCTTCGTCCTGCGGCGGGGGTCGCTGTCGGCGGCGGCGGATGCGATGAACCTGAGCCAGCCCGCCGTGTCGCGCCTGATCTCCAACCTGGAGCACGAGGTCGGCTTCGCGCTCTTCCACCGGGACAAGCGCACGCTGCGTCCGACCGGGGAGGGGCGTCGCTTTCACCGCGAGGCCGAGCGGATCCTGACGGGCATCGAGCAGCTCGGCAACATCGCGAAGGACATAAAGCAGGGCGGCGACGCCCGCCTGCGCGTCGTCGTCATGTCCCGCCTCGCCGGGGGCGCGCTGCCCGATGCAGCCGCCGCGTTCCGGGCGCAGATGCCCGACGTGGACCTGACGGTGGAGACGCATCATCGCCGCGATATGGAGCGGTGGCTGGGCGGCCGGCAGTTCGACGTGGGCTTCGGCCCGTTGCCGGTCGCAGGCGACCAGCTCGACATCCAGCCGCTCGGCACGCTGAACGCCGTCTCCGTCTTCGCGCCCGGCGGCCCCTTCGCCGGGCAGAAGGTGGTGGAGCCCCGGGCGCTGGCCGAGCATCCGCTGATTGCGCTCACCCCCGACACCCTCTTGCAAAGCCAGACCGAAGCGATCTTCGCCGCCGCGGGCATCGTGCCGCGCACGGGCATGAGCACGTCCTCCTCCCAGGTCGCCTGCATGCTGGCGGCCCGCGGCCTCGGCTACGCGATCACCGATCCCGTGACCGCCCGCGCCGTTCCGGAGGCGCTGGAGGTGATCCCGATCGCACCGGCCTTCCCGCTGGAATACGGCGTGCTCACCCCGCGCGGCGTCACGCTCACCCCGGCCGCCACGGTCTTCCGCGACTGCATGGCCGCCGTCTTCGACACGTTGAGAGTTGCCTGA
- a CDS encoding mandelate racemase/muconate lactonizing enzyme family protein gives MQIKSVEVKAVRIPMSGQQRNARRTWTHKPMLFCFVTAEDGTVGVGEGWTSYASTAALQATIEDDVAPLVVGRTLEEARDLNARVRDACVMSGRYGILAVALSAVEMALWDIRARQEGVPLWQLLGGTSAEVPVYASGGLYAPDKTPERLGEELVSYVQRGHRRVKIKVGGADHDTDVARVAASRAAIGPDVDLYVDAHYTKDEEAAARFADALVPHAVGWFEAPIIPDDWKGHDRLAARAPIPLCGNETLPWRTSFARLAEAGVGYLMPDVSACGGVEETLAVGNIAQEAGAELTLHSSSSAVLFLASLHVAAAHPAAHSVEFHMMHNWFYDLAGLDAVEVVEGRLRIPDRPGLGLDPHALAAALEAPMRGVGEESPVLKHG, from the coding sequence ATGCAGATCAAGTCAGTCGAAGTGAAGGCCGTCCGCATCCCGATGTCGGGACAACAGCGCAACGCGCGGCGGACCTGGACGCACAAGCCGATGCTCTTCTGCTTCGTGACGGCCGAGGACGGGACGGTCGGCGTCGGTGAGGGCTGGACCTCCTACGCCTCCACAGCCGCCTTGCAGGCGACCATCGAGGATGATGTGGCCCCGCTGGTGGTTGGTCGCACTCTCGAGGAGGCCCGCGATCTCAACGCCCGCGTCCGCGACGCCTGCGTGATGAGCGGGCGCTACGGCATCCTCGCCGTCGCCCTCTCGGCGGTGGAGATGGCGCTCTGGGATATCCGCGCGCGGCAGGAGGGCGTGCCGCTCTGGCAGCTCCTCGGCGGCACGTCGGCGGAGGTGCCGGTCTATGCCTCGGGCGGGCTCTACGCCCCAGACAAGACGCCGGAGCGGTTGGGCGAGGAGCTGGTGAGCTACGTCCAGCGCGGCCACCGCCGCGTGAAGATCAAGGTGGGCGGTGCCGATCACGACACCGACGTGGCCCGCGTTGCGGCCTCCCGCGCGGCCATCGGGCCGGACGTCGACCTCTACGTGGACGCGCACTACACGAAGGACGAGGAGGCCGCCGCCCGCTTCGCCGATGCGCTCGTGCCCCACGCGGTGGGTTGGTTCGAGGCCCCGATCATCCCCGACGACTGGAAGGGGCACGACCGCCTTGCCGCCCGCGCGCCGATCCCGCTTTGCGGCAACGAAACACTACCCTGGCGCACCAGCTTCGCCCGGCTCGCCGAGGCCGGCGTGGGCTACCTGATGCCCGACGTCTCGGCGTGCGGCGGGGTGGAGGAGACGCTGGCCGTCGGCAACATCGCGCAGGAGGCGGGGGCGGAGCTGACACTGCACTCGTCCAGCTCCGCGGTGCTCTTCCTTGCCTCGCTGCATGTCGCGGCAGCCCACCCGGCGGCCCATTCCGTCGAGTTCCACATGATGCACAACTGGTTCTACGACCTCGCCGGGCTCGATGCGGTGGAGGTGGTCGAGGGCCGCCTGCGCATTCCCGACCGCCCCGGCCTCGGCCTCGATCCCCACGCCCTGGCCGCCGCGCTCGAGGCCCCGATGCGCGGCGTGGGCGAGGAGAGCCCTGTGCTCAAGCACGGCTGA
- a CDS encoding tripartite tricarboxylate transporter TctB family protein, which yields MIRSADFWTGLCLAVVGAALLLLTYDIRLTEAGLIGPRFVPQAVCVLLIAGGLALAFGPTSPGGEAGPALPWRAAALVAVGIGHVVLTPLIGYLATSAAVAGAAVVLFGARDWRVILATMLALPLALHLIFIELMGVFMPRGRWFDLLALLD from the coding sequence ATGATACGCAGCGCGGATTTCTGGACCGGGCTCTGCCTGGCCGTCGTGGGGGCGGCGCTCCTGCTTCTGACCTACGACATCAGGCTCACCGAAGCGGGTCTGATCGGGCCGCGCTTCGTGCCGCAGGCCGTTTGCGTGCTGCTGATCGCGGGAGGGCTGGCGTTGGCCTTCGGTCCGACCTCTCCGGGGGGTGAGGCGGGCCCCGCGTTGCCCTGGCGCGCGGCCGCGTTGGTTGCGGTAGGCATCGGCCATGTCGTGCTGACGCCGCTGATCGGATACCTTGCCACGAGCGCGGCGGTCGCAGGTGCCGCGGTGGTGCTCTTCGGCGCGCGGGACTGGCGGGTGATCCTGGCGACGATGCTCGCCCTGCCCCTAGCGCTCCACCTGATCTTCATCGAGCTGATGGGCGTGTTCATGCCGCGGGGCCGCTGGTTCGACCTGCTGGCGCTGCTGGATTGA
- a CDS encoding Bug family tripartite tricarboxylate transporter substrate binding protein yields the protein MIERRTLVKAAVAATLLASPLAAQDFPSKPITLVVGFNAGGGTDTYARALAGTINEALGMPMVVVNRPGAAGMIAAQFVTEQPADGYTLYMASAGSFLVKAMYDGEAAPVQPLEDMRILGQIGASIPGLLVPIDSPFQSAADLVAAAQDDPDALRWSHPGRGSLFQLTGVAFLQENGIAVQDVPFQGGSRARNAVAGAQVDFGFMGVQLQNGFESQIRAIGVAGSERDPANPDTPTFAEQGLPDVPLTNPQMIMASAEVPDDVAAIISEAIAATVEGETYGRLVTRAGLSVQGGTPEEARGRLEALQAELEPLVEATRE from the coding sequence ATGATTGAGAGACGGACATTAGTGAAGGCGGCGGTGGCCGCGACCCTGCTGGCGAGCCCGCTGGCCGCGCAGGACTTCCCCAGCAAGCCGATCACGCTCGTCGTGGGTTTCAATGCCGGTGGCGGCACCGACACCTATGCGCGCGCCCTCGCGGGCACGATCAACGAGGCGCTGGGCATGCCGATGGTCGTGGTGAACCGCCCCGGCGCGGCCGGGATGATCGCGGCGCAGTTCGTCACCGAACAACCGGCGGACGGTTACACGCTCTACATGGCGAGCGCGGGCTCGTTCCTCGTGAAGGCGATGTATGACGGCGAGGCAGCGCCCGTGCAGCCGCTGGAGGACATGCGGATCCTCGGTCAGATCGGGGCCTCGATCCCCGGCCTGCTGGTGCCCATCGACAGCCCGTTCCAGAGTGCCGCCGACCTCGTCGCTGCAGCCCAGGACGATCCTGACGCGCTGCGCTGGTCGCATCCGGGGCGCGGCTCGCTCTTCCAGCTCACCGGCGTCGCGTTCCTGCAGGAGAACGGGATCGCGGTGCAGGACGTGCCCTTCCAGGGTGGCAGCCGGGCGCGCAACGCGGTGGCGGGCGCGCAGGTGGATTTCGGGTTCATGGGCGTGCAGCTTCAGAACGGGTTCGAGAGCCAGATCCGCGCGATCGGCGTTGCAGGCTCCGAGCGGGATCCGGCGAACCCGGACACGCCGACCTTTGCCGAGCAGGGCCTGCCGGACGTGCCGCTGACCAATCCGCAGATGATCATGGCCTCCGCCGAGGTGCCGGACGACGTGGCCGCCATCATTTCCGAAGCGATCGCCGCGACGGTCGAGGGCGAGACCTATGGCCGCCTCGTCACCCGCGCGGGGCTCTCGGTGCAGGGCGGGACGCCGGAGGAGGCACGCGGCCGGCTCGAGGCATTGCAGGCAGAACTGGAACCCCTGGTCGAAGCGACACGGGAGTAA